One Pseudobacteroides sp. genomic window carries:
- a CDS encoding HlyD family efflux transporter periplasmic adaptor subunit, with translation MKTYIQDIKDMSDSREMLEAKPHFFMAWFVYILFAIIGAALIWAYFGEIDDYVKANGAVRPGERISTIRNAIAGRVEKVNIEEGMRVKKGDVLYTIEANGILLDKDEKVKLVSRLEKENKNLQKFKKSVLEEKNFFDPVNADEVDYYNQFQKYMTDRKTNVEQLNNSKLDLMQLKGDAKSSMKMVEVKLKNTKDVLKNLETMLVSVEKNKNLFDKGNTEYQRRYEDYEFNINRLNSLYEQKRDTYERIKKLYDAGGVARKELEDAKNQMELAKLDADKFKNEFVMNLQDSIKQSEESVGELTNSISKWKTSLDAYNGKSQNTELVIEKLHLDTLGQIEDGLSANRMNLDKAKSELKNLELNLKEAIVTSPIDGIVNLYTEINRGDLIQNGIDIAAIVPYTSTQYKIQLMVSNKDIASIKEGQRIKYHFLALPYREYGEVEGIVKRIGTDARVDKESGSNFYMVEATVDKTELESYKGVKAQVKVGMVCEARVVTKSRKILWWLLEKINLID, from the coding sequence ATGAAAACTTACATACAAGACATAAAGGATATGTCTGACAGCAGGGAAATGCTAGAAGCAAAACCTCACTTTTTCATGGCATGGTTTGTATATATACTTTTTGCCATTATCGGTGCAGCGTTGATTTGGGCATACTTTGGAGAAATAGATGACTATGTCAAGGCAAACGGTGCAGTAAGACCAGGAGAAAGGATAAGCACAATAAGGAATGCTATAGCCGGACGAGTAGAAAAGGTTAACATTGAAGAAGGAATGCGAGTCAAAAAAGGCGATGTGCTTTATACCATTGAGGCCAATGGAATTCTTCTTGATAAGGATGAGAAAGTAAAGTTAGTTTCAAGGCTTGAAAAGGAAAACAAAAATCTTCAGAAGTTCAAAAAAAGCGTACTGGAAGAGAAAAACTTTTTTGATCCGGTCAATGCTGATGAGGTTGATTATTATAACCAATTTCAGAAGTATATGACTGATAGGAAAACGAATGTGGAGCAGCTGAATAACTCCAAGCTTGACCTGATGCAGTTAAAAGGTGATGCAAAATCTTCAATGAAAATGGTAGAGGTCAAGCTGAAAAACACAAAAGACGTTTTAAAAAACCTAGAGACTATGCTTGTTTCGGTCGAGAAGAATAAGAACCTGTTTGATAAAGGCAATACTGAGTATCAAAGGAGATATGAGGATTATGAATTTAATATCAACCGATTGAACTCACTATATGAGCAAAAAAGAGATACTTATGAGAGGATTAAAAAGCTTTATGATGCAGGTGGTGTAGCGAGAAAGGAACTGGAGGATGCAAAAAATCAAATGGAACTTGCAAAGCTGGATGCAGATAAATTCAAAAATGAATTTGTTATGAATTTGCAGGATTCAATCAAGCAATCAGAGGAGAGCGTTGGCGAGCTTACCAATTCAATATCAAAATGGAAGACAAGCCTTGATGCATACAACGGTAAGAGCCAAAACACAGAACTGGTGATTGAAAAGTTGCATCTTGATACGCTTGGTCAAATTGAAGATGGCCTGTCCGCAAATAGAATGAACCTTGATAAGGCAAAAAGTGAATTAAAAAACCTTGAACTGAATTTAAAAGAAGCTATTGTAACTTCTCCTATTGATGGTATAGTAAACCTATATACGGAAATAAACCGCGGGGATTTGATTCAAAATGGAATTGATATCGCAGCGATTGTTCCATATACAAGCACCCAATACAAGATTCAACTAATGGTATCAAATAAAGATATCGCAAGCATTAAAGAGGGGCAAAGAATTAAATACCATTTCCTTGCACTTCCATACCGAGAGTATGGTGAGGTGGAGGGCATTGTGAAAAGGATTGGTACGGATGCCAGAGTAGATAAGGAATCAGGATCAAATTTCTATATGGTAGAAGCTACTGTGGATAAAACTGAACTTGAAAGCTACAAAGGAGTCAAAGCCCAAGTTAAGGTTGGAATGGTGTGTGAAGCCCGGGTTGTAACAAAATCACGAAAAATATTGTGGTGGCTTCTTGAAAAGATAAATCTCATTGATTGA